In Acidiphilium acidophilum, one genomic interval encodes:
- a CDS encoding dipeptidase, with the protein MDNSSLDAVLAHIDANIDSSRARWFDLLRIPSISAQPAHKPDCIRAAAHMRDLLTGMGFEARLSETKGLPGVIATHHHAGGNAPRVLFYGHYDVQPADPIALWHSDPFDPQLVEGPDGARVVARGAVDDKGQVMMVLEAIRAHLAVNRALPVNLTVLLEGEEECGSPSLEAMLDAERAALAADFVLVADTNMWNRDTPAITTSLRGLAALELRITGPNRDLHSGLFGGPALNPIRALTRILGDLFDETGTIAIPGFYDGIAEIPADVLASWKATGFDEAGWLAAIGLDRASGEQGRSVLEQNWSRPTAEINGIFGGYQGAGSKTVIPAEAGAKLTFRLVPGQNPDAVIAGFKRFVQQRLLPGAQAHFEVYGASPGLMVPIDAPFVRAARGALAAEFGKAPVLAGCGASIPVVEAFERQLGLQTLLVGFGLDDDCIHSPNEKFEMRCFHRGMRAEARMLAAFGMEG; encoded by the coding sequence ATGGACAATTCGTCGCTCGACGCGGTTCTGGCTCATATCGACGCCAATATCGACTCCTCGCGCGCCCGCTGGTTCGACCTGCTGCGAATTCCTTCGATCAGCGCGCAACCGGCGCACAAACCCGATTGCATCCGCGCCGCGGCGCACATGCGCGACCTGCTGACCGGCATGGGGTTCGAGGCGCGGCTGTCGGAAACCAAAGGGTTGCCCGGTGTGATCGCCACACACCATCACGCCGGCGGCAACGCACCGCGTGTGTTGTTCTATGGGCACTACGATGTTCAGCCCGCCGACCCGATCGCATTGTGGCATTCCGATCCGTTCGACCCCCAGCTCGTCGAAGGACCCGATGGCGCGCGCGTGGTGGCGCGGGGCGCGGTGGACGACAAGGGCCAGGTGATGATGGTGCTCGAAGCGATCCGCGCGCATCTCGCGGTCAACCGCGCCCTCCCGGTCAATCTGACCGTGCTGCTCGAAGGCGAGGAGGAATGCGGCTCCCCCTCGCTGGAGGCGATGCTGGACGCCGAGCGGGCAGCGCTGGCGGCGGATTTCGTGCTGGTGGCGGACACCAATATGTGGAACCGCGACACACCGGCGATCACCACCTCGCTGCGCGGTCTCGCCGCGCTGGAATTGCGGATTACCGGGCCCAACCGCGATCTGCATTCCGGCCTGTTCGGCGGCCCCGCGCTCAATCCGATCCGCGCGCTCACCCGGATATTGGGCGATCTGTTCGACGAAACCGGCACCATCGCGATCCCCGGCTTCTACGACGGCATTGCCGAAATCCCGGCGGATGTGCTCGCCTCGTGGAAGGCGACCGGGTTCGACGAGGCGGGCTGGCTTGCCGCGATCGGGCTGGATCGAGCCAGCGGTGAGCAGGGCCGTTCGGTGCTCGAACAGAACTGGTCGCGCCCGACCGCTGAAATCAACGGCATCTTCGGCGGCTATCAGGGCGCTGGCAGCAAAACCGTCATTCCGGCGGAAGCCGGAGCCAAGCTCACGTTTCGCCTGGTGCCCGGCCAGAACCCCGACGCGGTGATCGCCGGGTTCAAACGCTTCGTACAGCAACGGCTGCTGCCGGGTGCCCAGGCCCATTTCGAGGTATACGGCGCGTCACCCGGGCTGATGGTGCCGATCGATGCGCCGTTCGTCCGCGCGGCGCGGGGAGCGTTGGCGGCGGAATTCGGCAAGGCGCCGGTACTGGCCGGGTGCGGTGCCTCGATCCCGGTGGTCGAGGCGTTCGAGCGTCAACTCGGCCTGCAAACCCTGCTGGTCGGCTTCGGGCTGGATGACGATTGCATCCATTCGCCCAATGAGAAATTCGAAATGCGCTGCTTCCATCGCGGCATGCGGGCGGAGGCGCGGATGCTGGCGGCGTTCGGGATGGAGGGGTGA
- a CDS encoding IS256 family transposase, whose amino-acid sequence MDAKKDTIIEALLEHLIENGAGDIATVFARTFELAMQIERERFLHASHYERNPDRQGYANGYKPKRIDTPAGSITVDVPKTAGHVGEPFYPQSLERGRRSVRAVMVAVAEMYIKGVSTRDVEAVMREFGIESLSSAQVSRASKLLDDELAAWRTRPLAEIRYLILDARYEKMRDNGVVRDAAVLSAIGIGPDERRRVLGVSVALSEAEVHWRAFLESLHQRGLRGVEFIVSDDHAGLHAARRAVFGAAHWQRCQFHLAQNAIHHAPNHAIRKRIGAELRTVWNANSLAAAQIALTTLVNAYRDTAPKLADWLERNIPEGLTVFTLPEPHQRRLRTSNPMERGIQQELKRRTTKIRVFPNEASLERLVSAVLVEIDEKWAADTKGYIKWDYQDA is encoded by the coding sequence ATGGACGCCAAAAAGGATACGATTATCGAGGCACTTTTGGAACATCTGATCGAAAACGGCGCAGGCGATATCGCCACGGTATTTGCCAGGACCTTCGAACTCGCCATGCAGATCGAGCGCGAACGCTTCCTCCACGCCAGTCACTACGAGCGCAACCCCGATCGTCAGGGTTACGCCAATGGCTACAAGCCCAAGCGGATCGATACCCCGGCCGGGTCGATCACCGTCGATGTCCCCAAAACCGCCGGTCACGTGGGCGAACCCTTCTACCCACAGTCCCTCGAACGCGGCCGACGCTCGGTCCGCGCCGTCATGGTCGCCGTCGCCGAAATGTACATCAAAGGCGTCTCCACCCGCGACGTCGAGGCCGTCATGCGCGAATTCGGCATCGAAAGCCTCTCCTCCGCTCAGGTCAGCCGCGCCAGCAAGCTGCTCGATGACGAACTCGCCGCCTGGCGCACCCGACCCCTCGCCGAGATCCGCTACCTCATCCTCGACGCCAGATATGAAAAAATGCGCGATAATGGCGTCGTCCGCGATGCCGCCGTGCTCTCGGCCATCGGCATCGGACCCGATGAACGCCGCCGTGTCCTCGGCGTCTCGGTCGCCCTTTCCGAGGCCGAAGTCCATTGGCGTGCCTTCCTCGAAAGCCTCCATCAGCGTGGCCTGCGAGGCGTCGAATTCATCGTCTCCGATGACCATGCCGGATTGCACGCCGCACGCCGCGCCGTCTTCGGCGCCGCACACTGGCAACGATGCCAGTTCCACCTCGCCCAAAACGCCATCCACCACGCCCCCAACCACGCCATCCGCAAACGCATCGGCGCAGAACTCCGGACCGTCTGGAACGCAAATTCCCTCGCCGCTGCCCAGATCGCTCTCACAACCCTCGTCAATGCCTATCGCGACACCGCACCAAAGCTCGCCGATTGGCTCGAACGAAATATCCCCGAAGGCCTCACCGTCTTCACACTGCCAGAACCCCACCAGCGCCGGCTTCGCACTTCCAACCCCATGGAACGCGGCATCCAGCAGGAACTCAAACGCCGCACCACCAAAATCAGGGTCTTCCCCAACGAAGCCTCCCTCGAACGCCTCGTCAGCGCCGTCCTCGTCGAAATCGATGAAAAATGGGCCGCCGACACCAAGGGCTACATCAAGTGGGACTACCAGGATGCCTGA